The following coding sequences lie in one Halorhabdus rudnickae genomic window:
- a CDS encoding DUF7518 family protein: MSGNRVEELESKVKDLEATVEGLTDELVECKVRLRELENAVDADIGFEDPVDLERDAGAEKRDPESGPAEADKSQEDDLPEDAETESDIIIA; encoded by the coding sequence ATGAGCGGCAATCGCGTCGAGGAACTGGAATCGAAAGTCAAGGATCTAGAAGCGACCGTCGAGGGGCTCACCGACGAACTCGTCGAGTGCAAGGTACGACTGCGCGAACTCGAGAACGCAGTCGACGCCGACATCGGTTTCGAGGATCCGGTCGACCTCGAACGGGACGCCGGGGCTGAGAAACGCGATCCCGAGTCGGGGCCAGCCGAAGCCGATAAGTCCCAGGAGGACGACCTCCCCGAGGACGCCGAGACCGAATCGGACATCATCATCGCCTGA
- a CDS encoding ATP-binding response regulator — protein sequence MMERGPIHVLVVDDSEFFAEMTADTLATEHGFETFARTSAQEGIEFLEDEQVDCIVSDYEMPERNGLKFLEAVRETLGEETPFVLLTGRGDEEVASEAIASGVDDYFLKLEVVEDEEYGRLAKRIRSVVSENRAQQKYELLVSTSPDGIAHVASDGTILTANPALAADVGSAREAVIGSTLPELFGDVGEERLATGRAVINDTEPERTEDVFEGKHFHNIFVPVDFDSDRDTFQLISRDITQRKERERELQRQNERLETFASVISHDLRNPLEVARGSAQLLAEECRDRDALDRMNRALARMDRLIDDVLTLARQGEAAHQPDAVELERVAEEAWANVKTGAARIEIGDGGTIEADPSRLQELLENLFSNAVCHGGDDVTVQVATNSNGFSVEDDGPGIPNERREEVFELGYSTADDGTGIGLSIVKQIASAHEWGVDIADGDDSGTRFVFSDVTFIE from the coding sequence ATGATGGAGCGTGGGCCGATCCACGTTCTCGTCGTCGATGACAGCGAGTTCTTCGCCGAGATGACTGCCGATACCTTGGCGACCGAACACGGATTCGAGACGTTCGCCCGGACGAGCGCACAGGAGGGGATCGAGTTCCTGGAAGACGAGCAGGTCGACTGTATCGTCTCCGATTACGAGATGCCCGAGCGGAACGGTCTCAAGTTTCTCGAAGCCGTCAGGGAGACCCTCGGAGAAGAGACCCCGTTCGTCTTGCTGACCGGTCGCGGAGACGAAGAGGTCGCGAGCGAGGCGATCGCGTCCGGAGTCGACGACTACTTCCTGAAACTCGAGGTCGTCGAAGACGAGGAGTACGGTCGGCTCGCAAAGCGGATCCGGAGCGTCGTCAGCGAGAACCGCGCCCAACAGAAGTACGAACTCCTGGTCTCGACATCGCCGGATGGGATCGCACATGTAGCCAGCGACGGGACGATACTCACGGCGAATCCGGCGCTTGCAGCGGACGTCGGCTCCGCGCGTGAAGCCGTCATCGGCAGTACCCTCCCCGAGTTGTTCGGCGATGTCGGTGAGGAGCGTCTCGCAACGGGACGGGCCGTCATCAACGACACCGAACCCGAACGGACCGAGGACGTTTTCGAGGGCAAGCACTTCCACAACATCTTCGTCCCGGTCGATTTCGACAGCGACCGCGACACGTTTCAACTCATCTCGCGGGATATAACCCAACGCAAGGAACGCGAACGGGAGCTACAGCGCCAAAACGAACGACTGGAAACGTTCGCCAGCGTGATCAGCCACGATCTCAGGAACCCGCTCGAAGTGGCACGGGGATCCGCACAACTGCTCGCCGAAGAATGTAGAGACAGGGACGCTCTCGACAGGATGAACCGCGCACTGGCGCGGATGGACCGACTGATCGACGACGTCTTAACCCTTGCACGACAGGGCGAGGCCGCACACCAGCCCGACGCGGTCGAACTCGAACGTGTCGCCGAGGAGGCCTGGGCAAACGTCAAGACGGGTGCTGCGCGGATCGAGATCGGCGATGGAGGGACGATCGAGGCGGATCCAAGTCGGCTCCAAGAGCTACTGGAAAACCTATTCAGCAACGCTGTTTGTCACGGCGGCGATGACGTGACGGTTCAGGTTGCTACCAACAGCAACGGATTCTCCGTCGAAGACGACGGCCCCGGTATTCCGAACGAACGTCGGGAAGAAGTGTTCGAGCTCGGATATTCGACAGCAGATGACGGAACCGGTATCGGCCTGTCCATCGTCAAACAGATTGCGTCCGCACACGAGTGGGGCGTCGATATCGCGGACGGGGACGACAGCGGGACGCGATTCGTGTTCTCCGACGTTACATTCATCGAGTGA
- the gatB gene encoding Asp-tRNA(Asn)/Glu-tRNA(Gln) amidotransferase subunit GatB codes for MTAQATQQRDLAVVIGLEVHVQLETDTKIFCGCSTDLAEAEPNTHTCPVCLGLPGSLPVLNEGAVEAAVRVGKAIDADIPEQTHFHRKNYYYPDLPKNFQISQYDAPICADGKLEFTVESDRRTVGIERAHLEEDPGSLQHAGGNIDTADYTLVDYNRAGVPLMEVVTEPDFRDATEVRAFLAKLEEVLEYLGVFDATRDGSLRIDANLSLVDAADVDEDGEISDEVLTEANRTEVKNISSHKGAEKALAYEAQRQKNAVQRGREVEQETRHWDESRGITVSMRSKEEEKDYRYFREADLPPLEVSHWKEELSIPELPDARRERFGEEYGLNEEAASKLTTTKQVADFYEDLAAEFDPDLVATWVADELLGELNYRDMAITDVADRLDEIERLVELVASEEITAKNARETVLRGMLDDGEAPDTIVDREGLGKTGGDELQGAVEEAIDENPDAVEDYHDGEGGAINFLVGQVMQKTGGSADPGDVNQLLREELED; via the coding sequence ATGACTGCCCAAGCCACCCAGCAACGGGATCTCGCGGTCGTGATCGGGCTGGAAGTCCACGTCCAGCTCGAAACCGACACGAAGATCTTCTGTGGCTGCTCGACAGACCTCGCCGAAGCCGAGCCCAACACGCACACCTGCCCGGTGTGTCTCGGCCTTCCTGGATCGCTGCCGGTACTCAACGAAGGTGCCGTCGAGGCCGCCGTCAGAGTGGGGAAGGCCATCGACGCCGACATTCCCGAACAGACTCACTTCCACCGGAAAAATTACTACTATCCCGACCTACCGAAGAACTTCCAGATCAGCCAGTACGACGCGCCGATCTGTGCGGACGGCAAGTTGGAATTCACCGTCGAAAGTGATCGCCGCACAGTCGGGATCGAACGTGCCCACCTCGAAGAGGACCCGGGAAGCCTCCAGCACGCCGGCGGCAACATCGACACGGCCGACTACACGCTGGTGGACTACAACCGTGCTGGCGTCCCCCTGATGGAGGTCGTTACCGAGCCAGACTTCCGGGACGCCACTGAAGTCCGGGCCTTCCTCGCCAAGCTGGAGGAAGTCTTAGAGTACCTGGGTGTCTTCGACGCGACGCGGGACGGGTCGCTCCGTATCGACGCCAACCTCTCGTTGGTCGACGCCGCGGACGTAGACGAGGATGGGGAGATCAGCGACGAGGTGCTCACCGAGGCCAACCGGACGGAGGTCAAGAACATCTCCAGTCACAAGGGCGCAGAGAAGGCACTGGCCTACGAGGCCCAGCGCCAGAAGAACGCCGTCCAGCGCGGCCGAGAAGTCGAGCAAGAGACCCGCCACTGGGACGAGTCACGGGGCATCACGGTCTCGATGCGCTCGAAGGAAGAGGAGAAGGACTACCGGTACTTCCGGGAAGCCGATCTGCCGCCCCTGGAGGTCAGTCACTGGAAAGAAGAGCTGTCGATCCCGGAGCTGCCCGACGCTCGACGCGAGCGCTTCGGCGAGGAGTACGGCCTCAACGAGGAGGCTGCCTCGAAGCTCACCACGACCAAGCAGGTCGCGGACTTCTACGAGGACCTGGCCGCCGAGTTCGATCCCGACCTCGTGGCGACCTGGGTCGCCGACGAACTCCTGGGCGAACTCAACTACCGCGACATGGCAATCACCGACGTCGCGGACCGTCTCGACGAGATCGAGCGCCTCGTCGAACTCGTCGCGAGCGAGGAGATCACCGCCAAGAACGCCCGCGAAACGGTCCTGCGGGGAATGCTCGACGACGGCGAGGCTCCGGATACGATCGTCGACCGGGAGGGCCTTGGCAAGACCGGGGGCGACGAACTCCAGGGCGCTGTCGAGGAAGCCATCGACGAGAACCCCGACGCAGTCGAAGACTACCACGACGGGGAGGGCGGCGCGATCAACTTCCTCGTCGGCCAGGTGATGCAAAAGACCGGGGGCTCGGCCGACCCCGGGGACGTCAATCAGCTATTGCGGGAGGAACTCGAAGACTGA
- a CDS encoding HVO_2922 family protein yields the protein MPAEPRFELFVDAADEWRWRLVAANGEIIADGAEGYVSKQGARRGIESVKRVAGDAPVVDTSGGQ from the coding sequence ATGCCTGCCGAACCACGCTTCGAGCTGTTCGTGGATGCAGCCGACGAATGGCGCTGGCGGCTCGTCGCGGCCAACGGCGAGATCATCGCCGATGGCGCCGAAGGATACGTCTCGAAACAGGGGGCCAGACGCGGGATCGAGAGCGTCAAGCGCGTCGCCGGGGACGCGCCCGTCGTCGATACCTCGGGCGGTCAATAA